Below is a genomic region from Miscanthus floridulus cultivar M001 chromosome 1, ASM1932011v1, whole genome shotgun sequence.
TGCCATGCcaaagatttggcaagccaaagtTAGATAAATCAGTAAATGAATTTGTTAAAAATTTGGCAAGTTAAATGTGAGAGATTAGCAAGTTTTAATAACATATCAAGTAATAGCTAAAATCATGGCTTGCCGAACTTTGATTTGACATATTTTGAAAGTTAACCGATCAAACCCTTAAATTGCCCTACGAAAAATGAAGCGTTGCTGAGTGTTGATCTTATCCCGCCGCCCGCGTGGCCGCATGCCCGCATCGGTCATCCCGCCCGTCGTTACTGTTACCGAGGAGGCACAGCCGCGCGCCCGCCCACAGGCAGTGAGAAGCCGGAGAGTTGGCGGATGCTGCTTTAAAATCCGCACCGGCTCTGCTCTTGCTCAGCTCTCATCCGCAGCACGAAACCCGGACCCCCGTGGAGAGCAGCGCGGCGGCATTGTGGCGAGCGGTGGGCGAAGTGGCTCGCCATGGACATGGACTCCCGCCAGCACCAGTCAGAACACTACAAGGTTcggccctctctccctctctcttcgcGCCATTTCTTGCGGATTTCGAGAGAGGTGTGGTGATCGCTCGCGGGGAGTGGGGTTCATGAGTACTTGCCCGATCGTTCGGTCCCGAGATGATGGGGCTGGGGTTTGGGGTTTATGGGTTCTGTCAATGTCTTGTTTGTCCAGTGCTTCTTCATCGCGGTTCTGGAGTAAAAATTGAAAATACAGTAGGCTATTATATCGTTTTCTTACAAAGTGGGCATATCGTATTCAGAACTCAGAGTACATGAgaggaagaaaacatatatatgttcgctttgatttgatttgatgggGGCTCATTAGTTATACAAAATCTAGTCATGTTTCATCTTCTCTCTGGACTTCGTTTCCTTGTGGTTCATTTGAACTGGATCATCAGAGGCTGTATGTGGTGGGCTACTTTATTTCGTTGCAGTGTGTGTGGTAATAAATAACTTGCGAGTTGTGAGAAACGTGATCAATGCCTAATTTTGCTTCCTGGAAGTTGGAACTCTAGTCAGTACTTTATAGTGTGTGCCTTTTCTTATGCATGTGTCAGCTTTGATCGGTTCTTGGAACGCCTTTAGCCCGGATGTTTGCATCCTGGGTCACAAATTGCTCAGATAAAATTAAAAAATCACTGTCTTGCTCAATCTGCAAGATCGACGTCATTAAAAAAGTCAGAGTAGATAGTATCACAACGTTTGATTCAGGTTTGGATGTGGTACTATGAACTCCTTTTTTTGCTGCTCTGTATATATACGAGATCCAATCTTATTCCGATGTTCCTTTATTACAAACTTTGATGCATTTGTCCTTTCGATGTATTGATGGTTTCTTAGCAATTTGGTGGTTCCACTCTGCAGATCTATGTTAGGATGACGAAAATAGTGGCACTTGATGTGAAGTCCACTGATACCATAGATCAGATCAAGTCTAAGATCGGTGCTATAGAGGGGATTGACAATAGCCAGCAAGCTCTCTTTTTTGCTGGAAATCATTTGGAGAAGGACAACAGACTTGCCGATTACAACATCATGACAAACTCTTGTGTTGCCCTTTACGTAACTGATGGGATGCAGATCTCTGTCAGTATCCCCTCTGTTGGGAAGACCATCAAGCTCAATTTGACAAAATCCCAGAGTGTTGCTGATGTCAAGGCGGTGATCGAACAGAAGGGGGGAATTTCTCTGGATGAACAAATCCTAATGTATGGAGGCCAAAAGCTTGAGGACGTCAAGTTGTTGAGTCAGTGTGGCTTGAGCAATGGCCACACCCTGCATGTTTTGGTCTACCCCACTGACAGGCTGCGTATCTCTGTGGATGTTGATGGTGAAAGAACTGTGAACCTCGATGTCAAAATCTGGTATACTGTTGCTGATGTCAAGTTGATGATCGACACCTTGGAGGGTTTACCTGCAAGCACACAGATACTCATGCACACTCAACCTGGTGGTCATTTTATAGTGCTTAAAGACACTAAAACACTCCAGAGTCAGCATGTCAAAAACAACGACATTCTCACATTACATATGGATCGAACTGTCCAGTTCTTCGTCAGGACATTGGAAGGGAAGACATTAACTATGATGCTGAACTTGTCTGACACGACAAAGGATGTCATGAAGAAAATTGAAGAAAGGCTGCCGATTAAGCCTGGTATCTACTCTTTACGTTACAGGGGGAGTGCTCTGTCTCTTGAGGATCCTCTTCTGAAGTATAAGGTCGAGAGCGATACCACTATCCATCTCTGTCTCATTGGAGAAGTGAAAGGATCCCCTCCTGAAGTATAAGGTCTCTGCCTTTGGATTGGTTATTGTGTCTTTTGATGCTCATCTAGTACAAGTTTTTGAAGTAGTGTCATCAGGCGCAGTTCATAGAGACAGTGCTGCTGCTATATCTCTCTCGCTCTACTGCTGTAGTAGCTAGTGAATTCAAAGGTTCCAGACTAATGCGTAGAAAATGACAATCATGGGTAGTTGTGAAATCAAAGGTCTGAAACTCTGCAAGGATCATGAGTCATGTCTTGTCTTACTGTTTCTCGTGTACTCACCTGCATTGCTCTTGTTTCTAGTACTTGCTTATGTGGCCATTCAGTTGGTTTGCTAGCGCTTCCAAATTACTATATGGAACTTTAGGTTTGTCTTAAGCAAGTTTTCTCTAACTTTCAGATTTGTCactttagaaaaaatatatatattaacaTTGAAAAATTCAAACTAATTTGATGGTGTGTTTTTAATAAACCTTGTCAACGTTAGACAACTgatttaggacaaaactaaaagcGACCTCTAATTTGAAATAGATTATTCAAGTGATTTAATATAACACTTTTCCTCTtttgaagattttttttttaaattagcAAAATGACTACAAGGAACCGCTAACCTTGAGAATGATTCAGGCCATGTTTTTGTTTCTATGCCTATCGGCATTTCAGCATTAATTACACTTGCAGCATTCAGCATTAATTACACTTGCAGCAAGCCCAGGTGTCTGTTCCATTTCTGAATGAGCCCGTGTTTACTTGCCAGGCCAAAttttaaaaaagtgttacagtactcatcatatcgaatcttgtgatacgtgcatggagcattaaatgtagacgaaaaaaaatctaattgcacagtttggttggaaatcgcgagacgaacgttttgagcctaattaaatcatgattgaacactaattgccaaataaaaatgaaagtgctatagtagtccaaaatccaaaattcactCAACTAAACACCCTCTGATTTGTTCGGGTGAAGTCTTACTGATCGTTCGCAGAAAATAGCTGTCCATTCTCTGAACAGTATCGTGAAAACTGAAAAGAGATCCACTCTCTGAATAAACTTGCGAAGCCTTCAGTATTTCACGCGACAGACAGACCAAACTTGCCGACGCGTCGTCTGTTGTCACTTGTCAGTAACGCAAAAGATTAAAaaatggtttggacaccatgtATAATTACCCTGTTCGTTTAGCTGATAAATCATGACAAAAAATATCATTGACCGGTTtattataaaagaaatatattatTTATTAACTTAAAAAATACTGCTTATAATCCCAGCGAATGAGCGAATAAGGCCCTAGTGGCATTTGGTCAAAAGTTGCAGGCAAATAATCCTGCGCGCGACGAGTCTACCAAAGTAAGCCCC
It encodes:
- the LOC136457283 gene encoding polyubiquitin-like → MDSRQHQSEHYKIYVRMTKIVALDVKSTDTIDQIKSKIGAIEGIDNSQQALFFAGNHLEKDNRLADYNIMTNSCVALYVTDGMQISVSIPSVGKTIKLNLTKSQSVADVKAVIEQKGGISLDEQILMYGGQKLEDVKLLSQCGLSNGHTLHVLVYPTDRLRISVDVDGERTVNLDVKIWYTVADVKLMIDTLEGLPASTQILMHTQPGGHFIVLKDTKTLQSQHVKNNDILTLHMDRTVQFFVRTLEGKTLTMMLNLSDTTKDVMKKIEERLPIKPGIYSLRYRGSALSLEDPLLKYKVESDTTIHLCLIGEVKGSPPEV